A section of the Streptomyces sp. SCL15-4 genome encodes:
- a CDS encoding branched-chain amino acid aminotransferase, which translates to MTTPTIELKPSASPLAAAEREAILANPGFGRHFTDHMVTIKWTEGRGWHDAQLVPYGPISIDPSTHVLHYGQEIFEGLKAFRQPDGSVAVFRPEASARRFRNSARRMAMAELPEELFIGALDALLTQDADWVPPHGGEASLYLRPFMFATEAALGVHPANEYLFMLIASPSGAYFAGGVKPVTIWVAEDHVRAVPGGTGDAKTGGNYAASLLPQAEAAAHGCDQVVYLDAVTRTKVEESGSMNVAFVYGDRIVTPSLTGSILEGITRDSLLQVARDLGYTAEEGTITLEQWRADAASGALTEVFACGTAAVVTPIGHVKTKTDAWSHGDGTPGPVTMRLRDALLGIQRGLMEDKHGWRHQVG; encoded by the coding sequence ATGACGACGCCCACGATCGAGCTCAAGCCGTCCGCCAGCCCACTCGCCGCCGCGGAGCGCGAGGCGATTCTGGCCAACCCCGGCTTCGGCCGCCACTTCACCGACCACATGGTGACGATCAAGTGGACCGAGGGCCGCGGCTGGCACGACGCCCAGCTCGTTCCTTACGGCCCGATCTCCATCGACCCCTCCACGCACGTCCTGCACTACGGCCAGGAGATCTTCGAGGGCCTGAAGGCGTTCCGCCAGCCCGACGGTTCGGTCGCGGTGTTCCGCCCCGAGGCCAGCGCCCGCCGGTTCCGCAACTCCGCCCGCCGCATGGCCATGGCCGAGCTGCCCGAGGAGCTGTTCATCGGCGCGCTGGACGCGCTGCTCACCCAGGACGCCGACTGGGTTCCGCCGCACGGCGGCGAGGCCTCCCTCTACCTGCGGCCGTTCATGTTCGCCACGGAGGCCGCGCTCGGCGTCCACCCGGCCAACGAATACCTGTTCATGCTGATCGCCTCCCCGTCCGGCGCCTACTTCGCCGGCGGCGTGAAGCCGGTCACCATCTGGGTCGCCGAGGACCACGTCCGCGCGGTGCCGGGCGGCACGGGCGACGCCAAGACCGGCGGCAACTACGCCGCGTCCCTGCTGCCGCAGGCCGAGGCCGCCGCGCACGGCTGCGACCAGGTCGTCTACCTCGACGCGGTGACCCGCACCAAGGTCGAGGAGTCCGGCAGCATGAACGTCGCGTTCGTCTACGGCGACCGGATCGTCACTCCCTCGCTCACCGGCTCCATCCTGGAGGGCATCACCCGCGACTCCCTCCTCCAGGTCGCCCGCGACCTCGGCTACACCGCCGAGGAGGGCACGATCACGCTGGAGCAGTGGCGCGCGGACGCGGCGTCCGGCGCGCTGACCGAGGTCTTCGCCTGCGGCACCGCCGCGGTGGTCACGCCCATCGGCCACGTCAAGACCAAGACGGACGCGTGGTCCCACGGCGACGGTACGCCCGGGCCGGTCACCATGCGGCTGCGGGACGCTCTGCTGGGCATCCAGCGCGGTCTCATGGAGGACAAGCACGGATGGCGTCACCAGGTCGGTTAA
- a CDS encoding 3-isopropylmalate dehydrogenase: protein MSRSINLAVIPGDGIGQEVVAEGLKVLSAVLPQDVKLETKEYDFGAKRYHATGETLTDGDLEQLKGHDAILLGAIGDPSVPSGVLERGFLLKLRFAFDHHVNLRPSKLLPGVATPLAGQPEIDFVVVREGTEGPYTGNGGTIRKGTAHEVATEVSVNTAYGVERVVRDAFERAQARPRKKLTLVHKNNVLTFAGHLWTNIFHQVAAEYPEVTTDYIHVDAATIYLVTDPGRFDVIVTDNLFGDIITDLAAAVSGGIGVAASGNINPSREFPSMFEPVHGSAPDIAGQGKADPTATVLSVALLLRHLGYESEADRIDTAVAADLTERAGRPARPTSKIGDALAVRVAG, encoded by the coding sequence ATGTCTCGCAGCATCAATCTCGCAGTGATCCCCGGTGACGGCATCGGCCAGGAGGTCGTGGCCGAGGGTCTGAAGGTCCTCTCCGCCGTCCTGCCGCAGGATGTGAAGCTGGAGACCAAGGAGTACGACTTCGGCGCCAAGCGCTACCACGCCACCGGTGAGACCCTCACCGACGGCGACCTGGAGCAGCTCAAGGGCCACGACGCCATCCTGCTCGGCGCGATCGGCGACCCGTCCGTGCCGTCCGGCGTCCTGGAGCGCGGCTTCCTGCTGAAGCTCCGCTTCGCCTTCGACCACCACGTCAACCTGCGCCCGTCCAAGCTGCTCCCCGGTGTCGCCACCCCGCTGGCCGGCCAGCCGGAGATCGACTTCGTCGTCGTCCGCGAGGGCACCGAGGGCCCGTACACGGGCAACGGCGGCACCATCCGCAAGGGCACCGCGCACGAGGTCGCCACCGAGGTGTCCGTCAACACGGCCTACGGCGTCGAGCGCGTCGTCCGCGACGCCTTCGAGCGCGCCCAGGCCCGCCCGCGCAAGAAGCTGACGCTGGTCCACAAGAACAACGTGCTGACCTTCGCCGGGCACCTGTGGACGAACATCTTCCACCAGGTGGCCGCGGAGTACCCCGAGGTCACCACCGACTACATCCACGTCGACGCGGCGACGATCTACCTCGTCACCGACCCCGGCCGCTTCGACGTCATCGTCACCGACAACCTCTTCGGCGACATCATCACCGACCTCGCCGCGGCCGTCTCCGGCGGCATCGGCGTGGCCGCCTCCGGCAACATCAACCCCAGCCGCGAGTTCCCGTCCATGTTCGAGCCGGTCCACGGCTCGGCCCCGGACATCGCCGGCCAGGGCAAGGCCGACCCCACGGCCACCGTCCTGTCCGTCGCCCTCCTGCTGCGCCACCTGGGCTACGAGTCGGAGGCCGACCGCATCGACACCGCGGTCGCCGCCGACCTCACCGAGCGCGCCGGCCGGCCGGCCCGCCCCACCTCCAAGATCGGCGACGCGCTCGCCGTACGCGTAGCCGGCTGA
- the pruA gene encoding L-glutamate gamma-semialdehyde dehydrogenase, with amino-acid sequence MDAVTQVPTPVNEPVHGYAPGSPERARLEAKLKELAENPIDLPMTIGGEKRLGGGEPFEVVQPHNHKAVLGTGRHATQQDAQDAIDAALAAAPAWRAMSFDDRAAIILRAAELLAGPWRETIAASTMLGQSKTAQQAEIDSPCELVDFWRFNVHYARQILAEQPPANSPGVWNRLDHRPLEGFVYAITPFNFSAIAANLPTAPALMGNVVVWKPSPTQTHAAVLLMELLEEAGLPKGVINLVTGDGIAVSEVALEHRDLAGIHFTGSTKTFQYLWKTVGNNIEKYRSYPRLVGETGGKDFLVAHPSADRAILKTALTRGAFEYQGQKCSATSRAYIPASIWNSGFKEEFAAEVDYLTMGDVTDLSNFLGAVIDDRSFAKNKAAIDRAKSDPACTIVAGGSYDDSVGYFVRPTVIECTDPENEVFTTEYFGPILAVYVYEDDKYDEMLTQMESVSDYALTGSVIANDRAAAAYTMEKLRFAAGNFYINDKSTGAVVGQQPFGGGRASGTNDKAGAPQNLLRWTLTRAIKETLVPPTDYTYPHMG; translated from the coding sequence ATGGACGCTGTGACCCAGGTCCCCACCCCCGTCAACGAGCCGGTGCACGGCTACGCCCCCGGTTCGCCCGAGCGCGCCCGGCTGGAGGCCAAGCTCAAGGAGCTGGCCGAGAACCCGATCGACCTGCCGATGACCATCGGCGGCGAGAAGCGGCTGGGCGGCGGCGAGCCGTTCGAGGTCGTGCAGCCGCACAACCACAAGGCCGTCCTCGGCACCGGCCGGCACGCCACGCAGCAGGACGCGCAGGACGCCATCGACGCGGCCCTGGCCGCCGCCCCGGCCTGGCGCGCGATGTCCTTCGACGACCGCGCCGCGATCATCCTGCGCGCCGCCGAGCTGCTGGCCGGCCCGTGGCGCGAGACGATCGCCGCGTCCACCATGCTGGGCCAGTCCAAGACCGCCCAGCAGGCCGAGATCGACAGCCCCTGCGAGCTGGTCGACTTCTGGCGCTTCAACGTCCACTACGCCCGCCAGATCCTGGCCGAGCAGCCCCCGGCGAACTCCCCGGGCGTGTGGAACCGCCTGGACCACCGCCCGCTGGAGGGCTTCGTCTACGCGATCACGCCGTTCAACTTCTCGGCGATCGCGGCGAACCTGCCCACCGCTCCGGCCCTGATGGGCAACGTGGTGGTCTGGAAGCCGTCCCCGACGCAGACCCACGCCGCCGTCCTCCTGATGGAGCTGCTGGAGGAGGCGGGCCTGCCCAAGGGCGTCATCAACCTCGTCACCGGCGACGGCATCGCGGTCTCCGAGGTCGCCCTGGAGCACCGGGACCTCGCGGGCATCCACTTCACCGGCTCGACCAAGACCTTCCAGTACCTGTGGAAGACAGTCGGCAACAACATCGAGAAGTACCGCTCCTACCCGCGTCTGGTCGGCGAGACCGGCGGCAAGGACTTCCTGGTCGCCCACCCGTCGGCCGACCGCGCGATCCTGAAGACGGCCCTGACCCGCGGTGCCTTCGAGTACCAGGGCCAGAAGTGCAGCGCCACCTCCCGCGCCTACATCCCGGCCTCCATCTGGAACTCGGGCTTCAAGGAGGAGTTCGCGGCCGAGGTCGACTACCTCACCATGGGTGACGTCACCGACCTGTCGAACTTCCTCGGCGCCGTCATCGACGACCGCTCGTTCGCCAAGAACAAGGCCGCCATCGACCGCGCCAAGTCCGACCCCGCCTGCACGATCGTGGCCGGCGGCTCCTACGACGACTCGGTGGGCTACTTCGTCCGCCCGACCGTCATCGAGTGCACCGACCCGGAGAACGAGGTCTTCACCACCGAGTACTTCGGCCCGATCCTCGCGGTGTACGTCTACGAGGACGACAAGTACGACGAGATGCTGACCCAGATGGAGTCGGTGTCGGACTACGCCCTCACCGGCTCGGTCATCGCCAACGACCGCGCGGCGGCGGCGTACACGATGGAGAAGCTCCGCTTCGCCGCGGGCAACTTCTACATCAACGACAAGTCGACCGGCGCCGTCGTCGGCCAGCAGCCCTTCGGCGGCGGCCGCGCCTCCGGCACCAACGACAAGGCCGGCGCCCCCCAGAACCTCCTGCGCTGGACCCTGACCCGCGCCATCAAGGAGACCCTGGTCCCGCCGACCGACTACACCTACCCGCACATGGGCTGA
- the serA gene encoding phosphoglycerate dehydrogenase, whose translation MSSKPVVLIAEELSPATVDALGPDFEIRHCNGADRSELLPAIADVDAILIRSATKVDAEAIAAAKKLKVVARAGVGLDNVDVAAATKAGVMVVNAPTSNIVTAAELACGLLLSTARNIPQANAALKNGEWKRSKYTGVELAEKTLGVVGLGRIGALVAQRMSAFGMKVVAYDPYVQPARAAQMGVKVLSLDELLEVSDFITVHLPKTPETLGLIGDEALRKVKPSVRIVNAARGGIVDEAALYAALKEGRVAGAGLDVYAKEPCTDSPLFELDQVVCTPHLGASTDEAQEKAGIAVARSVRLALAGELVPDAVNVQGGVIAEDVKPGLPLAERLGRIFTALAGEVAVRLDVEVYGEITQHDVKVLELSALKGVFEDVVDETVSYVNAPLFAQERGVEVRLTTSSESAEHRNVVTVRGTLGTGEEVSVSGTLAGPKHVQKIVAVGEFDVDLALADHMAVLRYEDRPGVVGTVGRILGEAGINIAGMQVARAAVGGEALAVLTVDDTVGAAVLAEVAAEIGATSARSVNLV comes from the coding sequence GTGAGCTCGAAACCTGTCGTACTCATCGCTGAAGAGCTGTCGCCCGCCACCGTCGACGCACTCGGTCCGGACTTCGAGATCCGGCACTGCAACGGAGCGGACCGCTCCGAGCTGCTGCCGGCCATCGCCGACGTGGACGCGATCCTGATCCGCTCGGCCACCAAGGTCGACGCCGAGGCCATCGCCGCCGCGAAGAAGCTCAAGGTCGTCGCGCGAGCCGGCGTCGGCCTGGACAACGTCGACGTCGCCGCCGCCACCAAGGCCGGCGTGATGGTCGTCAACGCCCCCACCTCCAACATCGTGACCGCCGCCGAGCTGGCCTGCGGTCTCCTCCTGTCCACCGCCCGCAACATCCCGCAGGCCAACGCCGCGCTGAAGAACGGCGAGTGGAAGCGCAGCAAGTACACGGGCGTGGAGCTGGCCGAGAAGACGCTGGGCGTCGTGGGCCTGGGCCGCATCGGTGCCCTCGTCGCGCAGCGCATGTCCGCGTTCGGCATGAAGGTCGTCGCCTACGACCCCTACGTGCAGCCCGCGCGGGCCGCGCAGATGGGCGTCAAGGTGCTGTCGCTGGACGAGCTGCTGGAGGTCTCCGACTTCATCACCGTCCACCTGCCCAAGACCCCCGAGACCCTCGGCCTGATCGGCGACGAGGCGCTGCGCAAGGTCAAGCCGAGCGTGCGCATCGTCAACGCCGCGCGCGGCGGCATCGTGGACGAAGCGGCGCTGTACGCGGCCCTGAAGGAGGGCCGGGTCGCCGGCGCCGGCCTGGACGTGTACGCCAAGGAGCCGTGCACCGACTCCCCGCTGTTCGAGCTGGACCAGGTCGTCTGCACCCCGCACCTCGGCGCGTCCACCGACGAGGCGCAGGAGAAGGCCGGCATCGCCGTCGCCAGGTCCGTCCGCCTCGCGCTGGCCGGCGAGCTGGTGCCGGACGCGGTCAACGTCCAGGGCGGTGTCATCGCCGAGGACGTCAAGCCGGGCCTGCCGCTGGCCGAGCGCCTCGGCCGGATCTTCACCGCGCTGGCCGGCGAGGTCGCGGTCCGCCTCGACGTCGAGGTCTACGGCGAGATCACCCAGCACGATGTGAAGGTGCTGGAGCTGTCCGCGCTCAAGGGCGTCTTCGAGGACGTGGTGGACGAGACCGTGTCCTACGTCAACGCGCCGCTGTTCGCGCAGGAGCGCGGCGTCGAGGTGCGCCTGACCACCAGCTCGGAGTCGGCCGAACACCGCAACGTGGTGACCGTGCGCGGCACGCTGGGCACCGGCGAGGAGGTGTCGGTCTCCGGCACGCTGGCCGGCCCGAAGCACGTCCAGAAGATCGTCGCGGTCGGCGAGTTCGACGTCGACCTCGCGCTCGCCGACCACATGGCGGTGCTGCGCTACGAGGACCGTCCGGGCGTCGTCGGCACCGTGGGCCGCATCCTCGGCGAGGCGGGCATCAACATCGCCGGCATGCAGGTCGCCCGCGCGGCGGTGGGCGGCGAGGCGCTGGCCGTGCTGACCGTCGACGACACGGTGGGCGCCGCCGTGCTGGCCGAGGTCGCCGCGGAGATCGGGGCCACGTCGGCCCGGTCGGTCAACCTGGTCTGA
- the ureA gene encoding urease subunit gamma yields MRLTPTERDRLLLFGAAELARARRARGLKLNVPEATALIADTVCEAARDGRRLAEAIEAARSVLGPGDVLPGVADVVTEVMVEAVFDDGSRLAVVSDPIGAGLGEDAPGALLPGPEHADPEPAVRLRVTNTAGVPVSVTSHFHFFEANPRLDFDRRAAYGMRLAVPAGSSVRFGPGESEEVALVPIGGERIAIGFAGLVDGPLDAPGAREEALRRAAACGYLGATPEGDEER; encoded by the coding sequence GTGCGACTGACCCCGACCGAACGTGACCGGCTGCTGCTCTTCGGTGCCGCGGAGCTGGCCCGGGCCCGCCGGGCGCGCGGCCTGAAGCTGAACGTGCCGGAGGCCACCGCGCTGATCGCGGACACCGTCTGCGAGGCGGCCCGCGACGGCAGACGGCTCGCCGAGGCCATCGAGGCCGCCCGCTCGGTGCTCGGCCCCGGGGACGTGCTGCCGGGCGTCGCCGACGTCGTCACCGAGGTGATGGTCGAGGCCGTCTTCGACGACGGCTCCCGGCTCGCGGTCGTCTCCGACCCCATCGGCGCAGGCCTGGGCGAGGACGCCCCGGGCGCGCTGCTGCCCGGCCCCGAGCACGCCGACCCCGAGCCCGCCGTCCGGCTGCGCGTCACCAACACCGCCGGCGTGCCGGTCTCCGTCACCTCCCACTTCCACTTCTTCGAGGCCAACCCGCGCCTCGACTTCGACCGCCGCGCCGCCTACGGCATGCGGCTCGCCGTGCCCGCCGGCTCCTCGGTCCGCTTCGGGCCCGGCGAGAGCGAGGAGGTCGCGCTCGTGCCGATCGGCGGCGAGCGGATCGCGATCGGCTTCGCCGGCCTGGTCGACGGGCCGCTGGACGCGCCCGGCGCGCGGGAAGAGGCCCTGCGCAGGGCCGCCGCCTGCGGCTACCTGGGAGCGACCCCGGAAGGAGACGAGGAGCGATGA
- the ilvC gene encoding ketol-acid reductoisomerase, whose translation MAELFYDADADLSIIQGRKVAVIGYGSQGHAHALSLRDSGVDVRVGLHEGSKSKAKAEEQGLRVVTPAEAAAEADVIMILVPDPIQGQVYEESIKDNLKDGDALFFGHGFNIRFGFIKPPAGVDVCMVAPKGPGHLVRRQYEEGRGVPCIAAVEQDASGNAFALALSYAKGIGGTRAGVIKTTFTEETETDLFGEQAVLCGGTSALVKAGFETLVEAGYQPEIAYFECLHELKLIVDLMYEGGLEKMRWSVSETAEWGDYVTGPRIITDATKAEMKKVLAEIQDGTFARNWMDEYHGGLKKYDEYKKQDSEHLLETTGKQLRKLMSWVDEEA comes from the coding sequence GTGGCCGAGCTGTTCTACGACGCTGACGCCGACCTGTCCATCATCCAGGGCCGCAAGGTCGCGGTCATCGGCTACGGCAGCCAGGGCCACGCCCACGCGCTGTCGCTGCGCGACTCCGGTGTCGACGTGCGTGTCGGTCTGCACGAGGGCTCGAAGTCCAAGGCCAAGGCCGAGGAGCAGGGCCTGCGCGTGGTGACCCCGGCCGAGGCCGCCGCCGAGGCCGACGTCATCATGATCCTGGTCCCGGACCCGATCCAGGGCCAGGTCTACGAGGAGTCGATCAAGGACAACCTCAAGGACGGCGACGCGCTGTTCTTCGGTCATGGCTTCAACATCCGCTTCGGCTTCATCAAGCCCCCGGCCGGCGTGGACGTCTGCATGGTCGCCCCGAAGGGCCCGGGCCACCTGGTCCGCCGCCAGTACGAGGAGGGCCGCGGCGTTCCGTGCATCGCCGCCGTGGAGCAGGACGCCTCCGGCAACGCCTTCGCGCTGGCCCTGTCGTACGCCAAGGGCATCGGCGGCACCCGCGCCGGCGTCATCAAGACCACCTTCACCGAGGAGACCGAGACCGACCTCTTCGGCGAGCAGGCCGTGCTGTGCGGTGGCACCTCGGCCTTGGTCAAGGCGGGCTTCGAGACCCTGGTCGAGGCCGGCTACCAGCCGGAGATCGCCTACTTCGAGTGCCTGCACGAGCTGAAGCTGATCGTCGACCTCATGTACGAGGGCGGCCTGGAGAAGATGCGCTGGTCCGTCTCCGAGACCGCCGAGTGGGGCGACTACGTCACCGGCCCGCGCATCATCACCGACGCCACCAAGGCCGAGATGAAGAAGGTCCTCGCCGAGATCCAGGACGGCACCTTCGCCCGGAACTGGATGGACGAGTACCACGGTGGCCTGAAGAAGTACGACGAGTACAAGAAGCAGGACTCCGAGCACCTGCTGGAGACCACCGGCAAGCAGCTGCGCAAGCTGATGTCGTGGGTCGACGAGGAGGCCTGA
- a CDS encoding TetR/AcrR family transcriptional regulator, giving the protein MGHREDLLEGAQRCLLRKGFLRTTARDIVKESGTNLASIGYHYGSKDELLAQAYVALIEGVGERFAPAQAEEMTQPPGSLERFQEVWAAVIRTVPEARPIWLLSFELMFQDERLAEVRKLLAEAQEEGRTGLVALFSGVPEADLAPERGETEGRLYQTLLNGLMVQWLFDPDTATTAEQLTQGLRRVIGAAEER; this is encoded by the coding sequence ATGGGACACCGTGAGGATCTGCTCGAAGGCGCCCAGCGCTGCCTGCTGCGGAAGGGCTTCCTGCGCACGACCGCGCGGGACATCGTCAAGGAGTCGGGCACCAATCTGGCGTCGATCGGCTACCACTACGGCTCGAAGGACGAGCTGCTGGCGCAGGCGTACGTCGCTCTCATCGAGGGCGTGGGCGAGCGCTTCGCCCCCGCGCAGGCCGAGGAGATGACCCAGCCGCCCGGCTCGCTGGAACGCTTCCAGGAGGTGTGGGCCGCCGTCATCCGCACCGTTCCCGAGGCCCGGCCGATCTGGCTGCTCAGCTTCGAGCTGATGTTCCAGGACGAGCGGCTCGCCGAGGTGCGCAAACTCCTGGCCGAGGCGCAGGAGGAGGGTCGTACCGGCCTCGTCGCCCTGTTCAGCGGTGTTCCGGAAGCCGACCTGGCCCCGGAGCGCGGCGAGACCGAGGGCCGGCTCTACCAGACCCTGCTCAACGGCCTCATGGTCCAGTGGCTCTTCGACCCGGATACGGCGACCACCGCCGAGCAGCTCACGCAAGGACTGCGGCGGGTGATCGGCGCGGCCGAAGAGCGCTGA
- a CDS encoding proline dehydrogenase family protein, producing the protein MLGPVILAASRSDRMRRLISAAPVTKQVVDRFIPGETVADIVPIIEDLTAKGLELTMDVVGEDITTPEQATAARDAYLALIDHLKGLELGEKVEMSVKLSMFGQALDGGHELALANVRPVVEAAAAIGTTVTLDAEDHTTLDSMFAIHEELRKDFPQTGCVIQAYLFRTEADARRLAESGSRVRLVKGAYKEPAEVAYQQKHEIDKAYVRVLRILMEGEGYPMIGSHDPRLIAIAQELAHRAGRKLDEYEFQMLYGIRGEEHLRLAAEGHRMRVYTAYGTDWYGYFMRRLAEKPANLRFFLRSMVSKG; encoded by the coding sequence GTGCTGGGTCCCGTGATTCTCGCCGCGTCGCGCAGCGACCGGATGCGACGCCTGATCTCGGCGGCCCCGGTGACCAAGCAGGTCGTCGACCGCTTCATACCCGGCGAAACCGTGGCCGACATCGTCCCGATCATCGAGGACCTGACGGCCAAGGGCCTGGAGCTGACGATGGACGTCGTCGGCGAGGACATCACCACGCCCGAGCAGGCCACCGCCGCCCGGGACGCCTACCTGGCGCTGATCGACCACCTCAAGGGCCTGGAACTGGGCGAGAAGGTCGAGATGTCGGTCAAGCTCTCCATGTTCGGCCAAGCGCTGGACGGCGGCCACGAGCTGGCCCTCGCCAACGTCCGTCCGGTCGTCGAGGCCGCCGCCGCCATCGGCACGACGGTCACCCTGGACGCCGAGGACCACACCACCCTCGACTCGATGTTCGCCATCCACGAGGAGCTGCGGAAGGACTTCCCGCAGACGGGCTGCGTCATCCAGGCCTACCTCTTCCGCACCGAGGCCGACGCCCGCCGCCTCGCCGAGTCCGGCAGCCGGGTGCGCCTGGTCAAGGGCGCCTACAAGGAGCCCGCCGAGGTCGCCTACCAGCAGAAGCACGAGATCGACAAGGCCTACGTGCGCGTCCTGCGGATCCTGATGGAGGGCGAGGGCTACCCGATGATCGGGTCCCACGACCCCCGCCTGATCGCCATCGCCCAGGAACTGGCCCACAGGGCCGGCCGTAAGCTCGACGAGTACGAGTTCCAGATGCTGTACGGCATCCGGGGCGAGGAGCACCTGCGGCTGGCCGCCGAGGGGCACCGCATGCGCGTCTACACCGCCTACGGCACCGACTGGTACGGCTATTTCATGCGCCGCCTGGCGGAGAAGCCCGCCAACCTGCGGTTCTTCCTCCGTTCCATGGTCAGCAAGGGCTGA
- a CDS encoding GNAT family N-acetyltransferase, with translation MTHRQRLVHTADLDPAELRDVRALLDHAFDGDFSDEDWDHGLGGVHVLIRDDDGLAAHGALVMRRLRHRGRWLRTGYVEAVAVRADVRRTGLGGRVMAGLERVLDRAYDLGALSASDEGALLYAARGWQCWPGQVHALSPDGVVRLPDEEGGVYLWPPLAGPPDPSGELVFDWRDGDIT, from the coding sequence ATGACCCATAGACAGCGCCTCGTCCACACCGCCGATCTCGACCCCGCCGAACTCAGGGACGTACGCGCCCTGTTGGACCACGCCTTCGACGGGGACTTCTCCGACGAGGACTGGGACCACGGGCTCGGCGGAGTGCACGTGCTGATCCGGGACGACGACGGCCTCGCCGCCCACGGGGCCCTCGTGATGCGCCGGCTGCGGCACCGGGGACGGTGGCTGCGCACCGGATACGTCGAAGCCGTCGCCGTACGGGCCGACGTGCGGCGGACCGGGCTCGGCGGACGGGTGATGGCCGGGCTGGAGCGGGTGCTCGACCGGGCCTACGACCTCGGCGCGCTGTCGGCGAGCGACGAGGGCGCCCTGCTGTACGCCGCCCGGGGCTGGCAGTGCTGGCCCGGACAGGTGCACGCCCTCTCGCCCGACGGCGTCGTCCGGCTGCCGGACGAGGAGGGCGGCGTGTACCTGTGGCCCCCTCTGGCCGGCCCGCCCGACCCGTCCGGGGAACTGGTCTTCGACTGGCGGGACGGCGACATCACCTGA
- a CDS encoding MFS transporter, translating to MTNSTSTLPVGAPGAPVRAGRREWTALGVLMLPLLLVSMDVSVLYFATPAINADLRPTGTQQLWIFDIYGFVLAGLLMTMGSLGDRLGSRRLLLCGAAAFGAASLLAAYANSAETLIAARAVLGVGGATLMPSTMALLRTMFTDPAQRTKAIGLWSGVMTAGVALGSVLSGILVEHFWWGSVFLVNLPAMALLLVLGPVLLPESRNPGPGRFDWPSVPLSLAAVLPVVYGLKEIPSEGWHLRYVASLVVGLLFAALFVRRQRAGAAPLIPPALFRGPGFTPSLLLTLVSAFGMMGSAVFTTQYLQSVLGKSPLAAALWSLLPSVLIGVAGPLTARLVQRGVHRGHVVAAGFAVGAAGFALLALAGTDSLWLVLAAAGVLASGVVMVMSQLTDLAMSGVPAERAGTASALLETGTEFGGALGMAVLGTIGTALYRHEIPAAAPAEARETLGGALAEAPRLPGRAGESLLTTAREAFTGGMHAAAVAGAVTLALAAVMAAATLRRSQVGDS from the coding sequence ATGACAAACTCGACGAGCACCCTCCCCGTCGGCGCCCCGGGCGCCCCCGTCCGCGCCGGGCGCCGCGAGTGGACCGCGCTCGGTGTGCTGATGCTGCCGCTGCTGCTGGTCTCGATGGACGTCTCGGTGCTCTACTTCGCGACCCCCGCGATCAACGCCGACCTGCGGCCGACCGGCACCCAGCAACTGTGGATCTTCGACATCTACGGCTTCGTCCTGGCCGGCCTGCTGATGACGATGGGCTCGCTCGGCGACCGCCTCGGCAGCCGCCGGCTGCTGCTGTGCGGTGCCGCCGCCTTCGGCGCCGCCTCGCTCCTCGCGGCCTACGCGAACAGCGCCGAGACCCTGATCGCGGCCCGCGCGGTCCTCGGCGTCGGCGGCGCGACCCTGATGCCGTCCACGATGGCCCTGCTGCGCACGATGTTCACCGACCCGGCCCAGCGCACCAAGGCGATCGGACTGTGGTCCGGCGTGATGACCGCAGGCGTCGCGCTCGGCTCGGTGCTGAGCGGCATCCTGGTCGAGCACTTCTGGTGGGGCTCGGTCTTCCTGGTCAACCTGCCCGCCATGGCGCTGCTGCTCGTCCTCGGCCCGGTGCTGCTGCCCGAGTCGAGGAACCCCGGGCCCGGCCGCTTCGACTGGCCGAGCGTCCCGCTGTCGCTGGCCGCCGTGCTCCCCGTGGTCTACGGCCTGAAGGAGATCCCGTCCGAGGGCTGGCACCTCCGGTACGTCGCCTCGCTCGTCGTCGGCCTGCTCTTCGCGGCCCTGTTCGTCCGGCGTCAGCGCGCCGGCGCCGCCCCGCTGATCCCGCCGGCCCTGTTCCGGGGCCCCGGCTTCACCCCGTCGCTGCTGCTGACCCTGGTCTCCGCGTTCGGCATGATGGGCTCGGCCGTCTTCACCACCCAGTACCTGCAATCCGTCCTCGGCAAGAGCCCGCTGGCGGCGGCGCTGTGGAGCCTGCTGCCGTCGGTGCTGATCGGGGTCGCCGGACCGCTCACCGCGCGGCTCGTCCAGCGGGGTGTCCACCGCGGGCACGTGGTCGCCGCCGGATTCGCGGTCGGCGCCGCCGGTTTCGCCCTGCTCGCCCTCGCCGGCACCGACTCCCTGTGGCTGGTGCTGGCCGCGGCCGGCGTCCTGGCCTCCGGGGTGGTCATGGTGATGTCCCAGCTGACCGACCTCGCGATGAGCGGCGTGCCGGCGGAGCGGGCGGGCACGGCCTCCGCCCTGCTGGAGACCGGCACCGAGTTCGGCGGCGCGCTCGGCATGGCGGTCCTCGGCACCATCGGTACGGCCCTCTACCGCCACGAGATACCGGCCGCGGCCCCGGCGGAGGCCCGCGAGACGCTGGGCGGGGCGCTGGCCGAAGCGCCGCGTCTGCCCGGCCGGGCGGGAGAGTCCCTGCTGACGACGGCGCGGGAGGCGTTCACCGGCGGGATGCACGCGGCGGCGGTCGCGGGGGCGGTGACGCTGGCGCTGGCGGCCGTGATGGCGGCGGCGACGCTGCGGAGGAGCCAGGTCGGGGACAGCTGA